In the genome of Ictalurus furcatus strain D&B chromosome 13, Billie_1.0, whole genome shotgun sequence, one region contains:
- the pcgf5b gene encoding polycomb group RING finger protein 5-B, with translation MATQRKHLVKEFNHFITCYVCKGYLIKPTTVTECLHTFCKSCIVQHFEDSNECPKCGIQVHETNPLEMLRLDNTLEEIIFKLVPGLREKEQQQEIEFWKKNKLKENDDDGPECKRMKMDEDIDDGGDGDFHRNDPQIAICLDCLRNNGPIGENIVKGLMKKFIRCSTRVTVGTIKKFLSLKLKLPSSYELDVLCNGEIMGKDHTMEFIYMTRWRLRGENAYPMVLEYRPRIDFG, from the exons ATGGCCACTCAGAGGAAGCACTTAGTCAAGGAGTTCAACCACTTCATCACTTGTTATGTGTGTAAAGGCTACCTGATCAAGCCCACCACAGTGACAGAGTGCCTGCATACCT TTTGTAAAAGTTGCATCGTCCAGCATTTTGAAGACAGCAACGAATGTCCGAAATGTGGTATCCAAGTCCATGAAACAaatccactggaaatgttaag GTTGGACAACACATTAGAAGAAATCATATTCAAGCTTGTGCCTGGACTTCGGGAAA AGGAACAACAGCAGGAGATTGAATTCTGGAAAAAGAATAAGTTGAAAGAAAATGATG ATGACGGTCCCGAGTGTAAGAGGATGAAGATGGACGAGGACATTGATGATGGAGGGGATGGGGACTTCCACAGGAATGACCCACAGATAGCCATCTGCCTGGATTGTCTGCGCAACAACGGCCCAATAGGAGAGAACATAGTTAAG GGCTTAATGAAGAAATTTATTCGCTGCTCAACTCGTGTCACTGTAGGAACAATCAAGAAGTTCTTAAGTCTAAAGTTAAAGCTTCCAAGTTCTTATGAG CTAGACGTTCTATGCAATGGCGAGATTATGGGAAAAGATCACACCATGGAGTTCATATACATGACGAGGTGGAGGCTTCGAGGTGAAAAT GCCTACCCAATGGTACTGGAATATCGTCCTCGTATTGACTTTGGCTAA